A part of Anolis sagrei isolate rAnoSag1 chromosome 3, rAnoSag1.mat, whole genome shotgun sequence genomic DNA contains:
- the APOD gene encoding apolipoprotein D, which produces MPSSTWGHLGLLPFLLLHLFLGMTQAQTFHMGKCPDPPVQEVFDMHKYLGKWYEIEKLPSNFEKGNCIQANYSLKENGKVRVVNKEIHMDGTVNEIEGEAFHGNLQEPAKLHVKFNWFMPAAPYWVISTDYENYALVYSCSTFMWLFHVDYAWIMSRTPELHPETVDHLKNILQSYDIDTTRMRPTDQTDCPPDM; this is translated from the exons ATGCCCTCCTCCACTTGGGGCCATTTGGGGCTGCTGCCCTTCCTCCTGCTCCATCTCTTCTTGGGCATGACCCAGGCCCAGACCTTCCACATGGGGAAGTGCCCGGACCCCCCGGTCCAGGAGGTGTTTGACATGCACAAG tATTTAGGCAAATGGTACGAAATTGAGAAGCTGCCATCCAACTTCGAGAAGGGCAACTGCATCCAGGCCAATTACTCCCTGAAGGAAAACGGGAAAGTGAGAGTGGTCAACAAAGAGATTCA CATGGACGGCACCGTCAACGAGATCGAGGGAGAGGCCTTCCACGGAAACCTCCAGGAACCAGCCAAGCTGCACGTCAAGTTCAACTGGT TCATGCCGGCAGCCCCTTACTGGGTCATCTCCACCGACTACGAGAACTACGCCCTGGTCTACTCCTGCAGCACTTTCATGTGGCTCTTCCACGTGGATTACGCCTGGATCATGTCCCGGACACCCGAGCTGCACCCGGAGACCGTGGACCACCTGAAGAACATCCTCCAGTCCTACGACATCGACACGACACGGATGCGGCCCACCGACCAGACGGACTGCCCCCCTGACATGTAG